Proteins encoded by one window of Sphingosinicella sp. BN140058:
- a CDS encoding papain-like cysteine protease family protein yields MVAQLRPTRLDVTDRFPMLGFTIRTDNPPRAAEVVLATDPALFTRREGRSPSTFYSSREHGLLSVSRGEAVYVVPPDVLARFVTASQLWFGLATATPPAANDWTVDVLPTASSPYVSLSGLTDRSLRRVRMYPARRGGGEAYGGSNAVLEWAGDRAQPGMRPVQQPTQTARPTAPSPAATGPAPADVPYDDGFGPLPPLSSNPPATAAPSPHVEPPATAAQSYSRGLEVDPESMGIEGPAYSEEDVSVSAAAGTLALNAADYAGTTRIAPSPAFNPGRSGQAIDRIVIHITDANTTGSTVSHFTRPDANSSAHYLVAQNGEVIQFVAEADTAWHAMGANRRSIGIEHVAVKQGGASYGSVTLPHLPPSDAEYQASAALVADLCRRYALVPDRQTIIGHNEAHPGTSHTACPNGAWDWDRYMQLVAACYAASLPAPASGQGLGYREPRLRAVSLDAGTISVSSNQQPITAPPVDTVSQLRSIAIQAMLAANPAMMPFVLMARAAAEAGGLAIGIGPSVGAGLLGGAGLGCGLIFAPGNVMGVYGQFEVTAGWIASIGLNLQVTILRGGVSAFSGVSYTAGISGGEGITGGAAALFDGNRAFQGVTLQAGVGAGLSPVDVFTSVQHAVAGQLGFAMAALDPAAAAALDAGGDTVEIKYRAFIPSPIIKGPASDYDPGRIGLPSLIGGEDFGGDGRGFSYDRGSSRAEITATLTLDAAGGISNLRTVNRHWGESTAYDSSYTYHVEGKPDWWLDKQAGLTPSRRSTLQVSDDNLRIYQGAGTTQRSILAMTSNSAVVTIRMAGALPLVWPSPDIDADVSIYLKRGANGVEVMVVGDHDGFPAHELYVNERQIYTYDPVAAGNGPDSLVAPTDREISTSWIAVPSRAGAAAQGLAAPSTARPAARGLDADDWSINWDEVYLVPQPTNMSCWATAAAMIDGWRRRQSVSIDSIAQFDNLSVQNGLPPSSAARFAQAIGFTVHPNACYTPDGFRAIIEANGPVWVAAKVPFLHAIVVTGMYRENGQHYVRITDPWDRVVDAAGRRGDAPPTHVTGSQYIMPYEAFALEFEAAGDTEFAQLLHTGGTHGHTINRGNAAAAGYAQGLSARSDWTRADRYRSGAAAAALDADDWTINWDDVQQIAQPTDMSCWATAAAMVVGWRDRQSVDPTLIARYNGMDSSLTGGLAPEDKRRFADAIGLVVHPNACYTPEGFCQILEANGPIWVTAKVPGVHAIVVTGMYRENGRYFVRITDPWDRVVGTPGAPGPHGAGHSTGSRYIMTYDAFAAEFEAAGDIDRIQLLHSGGTFGNVPNRGSAVSAGYAQGLDAGRNGHAADDDRLGFGTSLTRSVEDKAGVRYDLPALGGIARPANALAGGSGIPPLPGQRVVVDDWPYIAGPSGTTKAGIAIDWQYEDGGVGNITLSPVEPQMLDGWTATIRAEIEPGNPDPNRTELLVRITTTFSRPGDEDQVAVSIVTLGGDGRHQVRHEETPAAPSRGAPAAAQSRRPAFV; encoded by the coding sequence ATGGTTGCGCAGCTCCGCCCCACCCGCCTGGACGTCACGGACCGCTTTCCCATGTTGGGCTTCACGATCCGCACGGACAATCCGCCTCGCGCTGCCGAGGTGGTGCTTGCGACCGATCCGGCCCTGTTCACCAGGCGGGAGGGGCGCAGTCCGTCGACTTTCTACTCCAGCCGCGAGCATGGCCTGCTGTCGGTGTCGCGCGGCGAGGCCGTCTATGTCGTGCCGCCCGACGTGCTCGCCCGCTTCGTCACCGCCAGCCAGCTCTGGTTCGGCCTCGCCACCGCGACTCCGCCCGCTGCCAACGATTGGACCGTCGACGTGCTGCCGACGGCGAGCAGCCCCTACGTTTCGCTGAGCGGCCTTACCGATCGCTCACTGCGCCGGGTGCGGATGTACCCGGCACGCCGCGGCGGCGGTGAGGCTTATGGCGGGTCGAACGCGGTGCTCGAATGGGCCGGCGACCGGGCGCAACCTGGGATGCGCCCGGTTCAGCAGCCGACGCAGACTGCCCGTCCGACCGCACCGTCCCCGGCCGCGACTGGCCCCGCGCCCGCCGACGTCCCTTATGACGACGGCTTCGGACCGCTGCCGCCGCTGTCGAGCAATCCACCCGCGACGGCAGCCCCTTCCCCGCACGTCGAGCCTCCTGCAACGGCAGCCCAAAGCTATTCCCGTGGCCTCGAGGTCGATCCGGAGTCGATGGGCATCGAGGGGCCGGCCTATAGCGAGGAAGACGTCTCTGTCAGTGCCGCAGCCGGCACGCTCGCGCTCAACGCCGCCGATTATGCGGGAACGACCCGGATCGCACCGTCGCCGGCGTTCAACCCCGGGCGTAGCGGGCAGGCGATCGACCGGATCGTCATCCACATCACCGATGCCAACACCACCGGCAGCACCGTCAGCCACTTCACCCGTCCTGATGCCAACAGCAGCGCTCATTATCTGGTCGCCCAGAATGGCGAGGTCATCCAGTTCGTCGCCGAGGCGGATACCGCCTGGCACGCGATGGGCGCCAATCGGCGCAGCATCGGCATCGAACATGTCGCGGTAAAGCAGGGCGGCGCCAGCTACGGCTCTGTCACCCTGCCCCATCTGCCCCCGAGCGACGCGGAATATCAGGCATCCGCCGCCCTCGTCGCCGATCTGTGCCGGCGTTACGCCCTTGTTCCGGATCGGCAGACGATCATCGGCCACAACGAGGCGCATCCCGGCACCAGCCACACCGCCTGCCCGAACGGCGCCTGGGATTGGGACCGATACATGCAGCTGGTCGCGGCCTGCTACGCCGCGTCTCTACCGGCTCCCGCGAGCGGGCAGGGCCTCGGCTACCGCGAGCCGCGCCTGCGCGCCGTGTCGCTCGATGCGGGGACGATCAGCGTTTCCAGCAACCAGCAGCCGATCACCGCGCCGCCGGTGGACACGGTCTCGCAACTGCGCAGCATCGCCATCCAGGCAATGCTTGCCGCCAACCCTGCAATGATGCCGTTCGTACTGATGGCACGCGCCGCAGCCGAGGCCGGCGGGCTCGCGATCGGCATCGGGCCGTCGGTCGGCGCCGGACTGCTCGGCGGTGCTGGGCTCGGCTGCGGCCTGATCTTCGCGCCCGGCAACGTGATGGGCGTCTACGGCCAGTTCGAAGTCACCGCGGGCTGGATCGCCTCGATCGGGCTCAACCTGCAGGTCACTATCCTCCGGGGCGGCGTCAGTGCCTTTAGCGGCGTCAGCTATACGGCAGGCATTTCGGGTGGCGAGGGCATCACGGGGGGCGCAGCGGCGCTGTTCGACGGCAATCGTGCCTTCCAGGGCGTCACCCTGCAGGCCGGCGTCGGTGCCGGCCTGTCCCCGGTCGACGTCTTCACCAGCGTGCAGCACGCCGTCGCAGGCCAGCTCGGCTTCGCCATGGCTGCGCTCGATCCCGCCGCCGCAGCCGCGCTCGATGCAGGCGGAGACACGGTGGAGATCAAGTATCGCGCCTTCATCCCCTCGCCGATCATCAAGGGCCCGGCGTCCGATTACGATCCCGGCCGGATCGGCCTGCCGAGCCTGATCGGCGGCGAGGACTTCGGCGGCGATGGTCGGGGCTTCAGCTACGACCGCGGCAGCAGCCGGGCGGAGATCACCGCCACGCTCACGCTGGACGCAGCCGGGGGCATCTCCAACCTGCGCACCGTCAATCGTCATTGGGGGGAATCGACGGCCTACGATTCCAGCTACACCTATCATGTCGAAGGCAAACCGGACTGGTGGCTGGACAAGCAGGCCGGGCTCACCCCCAGCCGCCGCAGCACGCTTCAGGTCAGCGACGACAATCTGCGCATCTACCAGGGTGCCGGAACGACTCAGCGAAGCATCCTGGCGATGACCAGCAACAGCGCCGTCGTCACCATTCGCATGGCCGGCGCGCTCCCTCTGGTCTGGCCGTCGCCCGACATCGACGCCGATGTGTCGATCTACCTGAAGCGCGGCGCCAATGGCGTCGAGGTCATGGTCGTCGGCGATCACGACGGCTTCCCCGCCCACGAACTCTACGTCAACGAACGCCAGATCTACACCTACGATCCGGTGGCGGCCGGCAACGGGCCGGACAGCCTGGTCGCGCCGACCGATCGTGAGATCAGCACCAGCTGGATCGCGGTTCCGAGCCGTGCCGGCGCCGCCGCCCAGGGCCTCGCCGCTCCGAGCACGGCACGGCCGGCCGCACGCGGGCTCGATGCCGACGATTGGTCGATCAACTGGGACGAGGTCTATCTGGTCCCGCAGCCCACCAACATGAGCTGCTGGGCAACCGCCGCCGCGATGATCGACGGCTGGCGGCGGCGCCAATCGGTGTCGATCGACAGCATCGCCCAGTTCGACAATCTCTCGGTCCAGAACGGCCTTCCGCCGTCGAGCGCGGCGCGCTTCGCGCAGGCGATCGGCTTCACCGTCCACCCGAACGCCTGCTACACACCCGATGGCTTCCGCGCCATCATCGAGGCCAACGGCCCGGTGTGGGTCGCCGCCAAGGTGCCCTTCCTCCACGCCATCGTCGTCACCGGAATGTACCGGGAAAACGGGCAACATTATGTGCGGATCACCGATCCCTGGGATCGCGTGGTCGATGCCGCCGGCCGCCGCGGGGATGCGCCGCCGACCCACGTCACCGGCAGCCAGTATATCATGCCCTACGAGGCGTTCGCGCTCGAGTTCGAAGCGGCAGGCGACACCGAGTTCGCGCAGCTCCTCCACACCGGTGGAACGCACGGCCACACGATCAACCGCGGCAATGCCGCCGCCGCAGGCTACGCCCAGGGCCTTTCCGCACGCAGCGACTGGACCCGTGCCGACCGCTATCGTTCGGGCGCCGCCGCGGCCGCGCTCGATGCCGACGACTGGACGATCAATTGGGACGACGTCCAGCAGATCGCCCAGCCGACCGACATGAGCTGCTGGGCGACCGCGGCCGCGATGGTCGTCGGATGGCGCGATCGTCAGTCGGTCGATCCGACGCTGATCGCGCGCTACAATGGGATGGATTCCTCGCTGACAGGCGGGCTCGCGCCGGAGGACAAGCGCCGCTTCGCCGATGCCATCGGCCTCGTCGTCCACCCGAACGCCTGCTACACGCCCGAGGGCTTCTGCCAGATCCTGGAGGCGAACGGACCGATCTGGGTGACGGCCAAGGTCCCCGGCGTGCACGCCATCGTCGTCACCGGAATGTATCGCGAGAACGGGCGCTATTTCGTCCGGATCACCGATCCGTGGGATCGCGTGGTCGGAACACCGGGCGCGCCGGGCCCGCATGGCGCGGGCCACAGCACCGGCAGCCGCTACATCATGACCTACGACGCGTTCGCCGCCGAGTTCGAGGCGGCCGGCGACATCGACAGGATCCAGCTGCTCCACAGCGGCGGCACCTTCGGCAACGTCCCGAACCGCGGCAGCGCCGTCTCGGCAGGCTACGCCCAGGGTCTCGATGCCGGCCGCAACGGCCATGCCGCCGACGATGACCGTCTCGGCTTCGGCACCTCGCTGACCCGATCCGTCGAGGACAAAGCGGGGGTACGTTACGATCTGCCCGCGCTCGGCGGCATCGCCCGTCCGGCCAATGCCCTGGCCGGCGGCTCCGGCATCCCGCCGCTGCCTGGCCAGCGGGTCGTCGTCGACGACTGGCCCTATATTGCGGGGCCGAGCGGCACCACCAAGGCGGGTATCGCGATCGACTGGCAATATGAGGACGGCGGTGTCGGCAACATCACCCTGTCGCCGGTCGAGCCGCAGATGCTGGACGGCTGGACCGCAACCATCCGCGCCGAGATCGAGCCGGGCAATCCGGATCCGAACCGGACGGAGCTCCTGGTGCGGATCACCACCACCTTCTCCCGGCCGGGCGACGAGGACCAGGTGGCGGTCAGCATCGTCACGCTCGGCGGGGACGGACGTCACCAGGTGCGGCACGAGGAAACGCCCGCCGCGCCGTCCCGGGGCGCACCGGCTGCGGCGCAGTCTCGCCGGCCGGCATTCGTCTGA
- a CDS encoding S8 family serine peptidase, translated as MTIRALATPWAAPGERQYSLPTSLVLKLALGEAPEQIPAVRDVARNILPAATSIDGGAIDRIISERAGGFRAARLFASAHAPIAAGQAHKGYDAVEQTTGMARTLVLRVPAGTPIGSMCEALGQISIVESASPNYVSVTPFEVATPVGRAEDRGEALRRMVRMAEAHAIEPGDDGVVVGLVDSGIGKDHAEFARTFRAGYDTVRLESGDIAAGVELLGDHRRNDGNPEDRFVGHGMGCAGIIAADGRAMPAGLGGCCRIVPLRALAAARLPGRTSAVGLGAISDLDMAMKLAVDLGAKVINMSFGTDDAALSPRSPKPHADVIDYALARGCILVAASGNNGKEARFWPAAYPGVLAIGAVDAERRPASFSTRGDHVALCAPGEQVYTTALEGYQHATGTSFAAPFVAGAAALLVARSHRRARPIDALTVRDILMRTAQPFAAGDSGGCGAGILDAAAALAALDEEIDRALGDGADAEGGADDG; from the coding sequence ATGACGATCCGCGCTCTCGCGACGCCATGGGCAGCCCCAGGCGAGCGGCAATACAGCCTGCCGACCAGCCTCGTGCTCAAGCTCGCGCTGGGCGAAGCACCCGAGCAGATCCCGGCGGTGCGGGACGTCGCCCGAAACATCCTTCCCGCCGCGACCTCGATCGACGGCGGTGCGATCGACAGGATCATTTCCGAACGCGCCGGTGGCTTTCGCGCCGCCCGATTGTTCGCCTCTGCCCATGCGCCGATCGCCGCTGGCCAGGCGCACAAGGGCTATGACGCCGTCGAGCAGACCACCGGCATGGCCCGCACCCTGGTGCTGCGGGTGCCCGCCGGCACGCCGATCGGGAGCATGTGCGAGGCGCTGGGACAGATCAGCATCGTCGAGAGCGCGAGTCCGAATTATGTCTCGGTGACTCCGTTCGAGGTCGCAACGCCGGTCGGCCGTGCCGAAGACCGCGGCGAGGCGCTGCGCCGTATGGTCCGCATGGCAGAGGCGCATGCGATCGAGCCGGGCGACGACGGCGTCGTCGTCGGGCTGGTCGACAGCGGTATCGGCAAGGATCATGCGGAGTTCGCCCGCACCTTCCGCGCCGGCTACGACACCGTCCGGCTCGAAAGCGGCGACATCGCTGCCGGCGTCGAGCTGCTCGGCGACCACCGCCGCAACGACGGCAATCCGGAGGACCGTTTCGTCGGCCACGGGATGGGCTGCGCCGGCATCATCGCCGCCGACGGACGGGCGATGCCCGCCGGGCTGGGGGGGTGCTGCCGCATCGTTCCGCTTCGGGCGCTTGCCGCCGCACGCCTGCCCGGGCGGACGAGTGCCGTCGGCCTGGGGGCGATCAGCGATCTCGACATGGCGATGAAGCTCGCCGTCGACCTCGGCGCCAAGGTGATCAACATGAGCTTCGGCACCGACGATGCCGCGCTCAGCCCGCGCAGTCCGAAGCCGCATGCCGACGTCATCGATTATGCGCTCGCCCGCGGCTGCATCCTGGTCGCAGCGAGCGGCAATAACGGCAAGGAAGCGCGTTTCTGGCCGGCCGCTTACCCGGGTGTGCTCGCCATCGGCGCGGTCGATGCGGAACGCCGGCCGGCGAGCTTCAGCACCCGCGGCGATCATGTCGCGCTCTGCGCGCCCGGCGAGCAGGTCTATACCACGGCGCTCGAAGGCTATCAGCATGCCACCGGCACCAGCTTCGCGGCGCCGTTCGTCGCCGGCGCCGCGGCCCTGCTGGTGGCGCGCAGCCACCGCCGCGCCCGGCCGATCGACGCACTGACCGTGCGCGACATCCTGATGCGGACCGCGCAGCCGTTCGCGGCCGGAGACAGCGGCGGCTGCGGCGCCGGCATCCTCGATGCCGCGGCCGCGCTTGCGGCGCTCGACGAGGAAATCGACCGCGCTCTGGGAGACGGGGCGGACGCCGAGGGAGGCGCCGATGACGGCTGA
- a CDS encoding LysR family transcriptional regulator codes for MIQDFSGITAFLAVAETRSFRAAAERIGVSRSAISQAVRALENRLGTALVQRTTRSVSLTEAGRALFDRLAPAVGEVAAAMAMAVERDGRPSGLLRLAVSSIAESFLSGPLIATFAAANPGIQIDVTVTDEEFDIVSRGFDAGVRLGEVLANDMVAVPVSGDQRQLVVGAPRYLERYGTPSHPRDLVEHVCIGWRPAPEVAPYRWEFSEDGRDFDVDVRPRITTNDMGMMIRTAVAGGGLTCGMEETFRPWLGRGDLIALLDDFCPAFPGFFLYFPDRRNLAPKLRALIDHVRLYRHSQAG; via the coding sequence ATGATCCAGGACTTTTCCGGCATCACCGCCTTTCTCGCCGTCGCCGAAACTCGCAGTTTCCGCGCCGCCGCCGAACGGATCGGCGTTTCCCGTTCGGCGATCAGCCAGGCGGTGCGCGCGCTCGAGAACCGGCTCGGCACCGCGCTCGTCCAGCGCACCACCCGCAGCGTCAGCCTGACCGAGGCGGGCCGCGCATTGTTCGATCGGCTCGCTCCGGCGGTGGGCGAGGTCGCCGCGGCGATGGCGATGGCCGTCGAACGCGACGGGCGCCCGAGCGGGCTGCTGCGGCTGGCGGTCTCGTCGATCGCCGAGAGTTTCCTGTCGGGGCCGCTGATCGCGACCTTCGCCGCGGCCAATCCCGGCATCCAGATCGACGTGACCGTGACCGACGAGGAGTTCGACATCGTCTCCCGGGGCTTCGACGCCGGCGTCCGCCTGGGCGAAGTGCTCGCCAACGACATGGTCGCGGTGCCCGTTTCCGGCGACCAGCGGCAGTTGGTGGTCGGCGCCCCCCGCTATCTCGAACGGTACGGCACGCCCTCCCACCCACGCGACCTCGTCGAACATGTCTGCATCGGCTGGCGCCCGGCGCCGGAGGTTGCGCCCTATCGCTGGGAATTCAGCGAAGACGGGCGCGACTTCGACGTCGACGTTCGGCCGCGGATCACCACCAACGACATGGGCATGATGATCCGCACCGCGGTCGCCGGCGGCGGCCTCACCTGCGGCATGGAGGAGACCTTCCGCCCGTGGCTTGGCCGCGGCGACCTGATCGCCCTGCTCGACGATTTCTGCCCCGCTTTCCCCGGCTTCTTCCTCTACTTCCCCGACCGGCGCAATCTCGCCCCCAAGCTGCGCGCGCTGATCGACCACGTCCGTCTCTACCGGCACTCGCAAGCGGGCTGA
- a CDS encoding TonB-dependent receptor: MLGCAALGSSIATAQGPAQRAAGKPPAPDPKPGAVADKAEERILVSGRRPPVVRTPDGTRYDTRDNAQGQSGSAADLLNTVPSVSVSADGNVTVRGDGNVQIRVDGRPSAGLNGDSRADMLQGISGSAIASVEVITNPSAKFGAEGGTILNIVLKRGGKQGLHGSARVNVGDRGRKNAAVGVEHGAGKLSATFNGSLRDEVRLTRVDDDRRLLDADGRISRRYVTSARYTPTHARAASADGSVRYAVSDTADLAADFTVWTGSPKNRVYETHRDYLGGDEPVALYDRVRRGTYVGNNLEFGLSYSDRGTGGGPTLSLTGQHSRTSLRADRPFTTFYRIPPSPPTGERVFNHSRGGTDRLAIDHERPFGSSLRVGLGGEWKRERSRLENGRAAFDPSGQSPPAALPLSRFDARQRSAALYATLQFRTGAWTLQAGERFERLGIDVAVVGGDSVERDLAGFNHSASVTREMGDDRLVLRLSRSRQRFDPRDLNPNLVIVDAQNRSIGNPALLPQIVTSGEVEYGLNRGSLDATATLYARRTGDLIVDETVFLPNNVALTTKGNGGRSQAVGGQLVVSDAVGKTLKYSVTGNVFCAELPAFDPSDEPRRSKLSYTLQATLDWDATTRDKIHLDANLQSGTLVAQGVRTGTGAVNLVWRHRLSPQWTISLTAQGLVRDIRVRTILHTPTAIGINDRSNGARALLVGIAWTP, translated from the coding sequence ATGCTCGGTTGCGCCGCGCTCGGCAGCAGCATTGCGACGGCGCAGGGCCCGGCGCAACGCGCCGCCGGCAAGCCGCCAGCGCCGGATCCGAAGCCTGGAGCCGTAGCGGACAAGGCGGAGGAGCGGATCCTGGTCTCGGGGCGGCGCCCACCGGTGGTTCGAACGCCCGATGGGACACGCTACGATACGCGCGACAATGCCCAGGGGCAGTCGGGAAGCGCCGCCGATCTGCTCAACACGGTCCCGTCGGTCAGTGTCTCGGCCGACGGAAACGTCACCGTGCGCGGCGACGGCAACGTTCAGATACGGGTCGATGGCCGTCCCTCGGCCGGGCTCAACGGCGACAGCCGCGCCGACATGCTTCAGGGGATATCGGGCAGTGCCATCGCCAGCGTCGAGGTGATCACCAACCCTTCGGCCAAATTCGGTGCCGAGGGCGGCACCATCCTCAACATCGTCCTGAAGCGCGGCGGGAAGCAGGGCCTGCATGGCAGCGCCAGGGTCAATGTCGGGGATCGCGGCAGGAAGAATGCGGCGGTCGGTGTCGAACATGGCGCAGGCAAGCTGTCTGCGACGTTCAACGGCAGCCTTCGCGACGAGGTACGGCTCACCCGCGTCGACGACGACCGGCGACTGCTGGATGCGGACGGACGCATCAGCCGGCGCTACGTGACTTCGGCGCGCTACACGCCGACCCATGCCCGCGCCGCCAGCGCCGACGGAAGCGTGCGCTATGCTGTCAGCGACACTGCAGATCTCGCCGCGGATTTCACGGTCTGGACGGGCAGTCCGAAGAACAGGGTGTATGAGACGCACCGGGATTATCTCGGCGGAGATGAGCCTGTTGCGCTGTACGACCGGGTGCGCCGCGGCACCTATGTCGGCAACAATCTCGAGTTCGGCCTCTCCTACAGCGATCGAGGGACTGGCGGAGGTCCGACCCTCAGTCTGACCGGTCAGCACAGCCGCACGTCGCTCCGCGCCGACCGTCCGTTCACGACCTTCTACCGGATCCCGCCATCACCACCGACCGGAGAGCGGGTCTTCAACCATTCGCGCGGCGGTACCGATCGCCTGGCGATCGATCATGAGCGCCCGTTCGGCTCGAGCCTGCGGGTCGGGCTCGGCGGAGAGTGGAAGCGCGAGCGCAGTCGGTTGGAGAACGGCCGGGCTGCCTTCGATCCCAGCGGGCAAAGCCCGCCGGCTGCCTTGCCGCTGAGCCGGTTCGATGCACGCCAGCGCAGCGCCGCGCTCTACGCTACGCTGCAATTTCGGACCGGCGCCTGGACGTTGCAGGCCGGCGAGCGCTTCGAGCGGCTCGGAATCGATGTCGCGGTAGTCGGTGGGGATAGTGTCGAACGCGATCTCGCCGGCTTCAACCATAGCGCTTCCGTGACGCGCGAGATGGGCGACGACCGGCTGGTGCTGCGCCTGTCGCGAAGCCGTCAGAGGTTCGATCCGCGGGACCTCAATCCCAATCTCGTCATTGTGGACGCGCAGAACCGATCAATCGGCAATCCGGCGCTGCTGCCCCAGATCGTCACCAGCGGCGAGGTGGAATATGGCCTGAATCGAGGAAGCCTCGACGCGACGGCGACCCTCTACGCCCGTCGCACCGGCGACCTGATCGTCGACGAGACCGTTTTCCTGCCGAACAACGTCGCCTTGACCACCAAGGGCAATGGCGGCCGCTCGCAGGCGGTCGGTGGACAATTGGTCGTCTCGGACGCGGTCGGCAAGACGCTCAAATATTCGGTCACCGGGAACGTCTTCTGCGCGGAGCTTCCCGCTTTCGATCCGAGCGACGAACCGCGCCGATCGAAGCTCTCCTACACCCTGCAGGCGACGCTGGATTGGGACGCGACGACGCGCGACAAGATCCATCTCGATGCCAACCTGCAGAGCGGCACTCTGGTCGCGCAGGGGGTGCGCACCGGCACGGGCGCGGTCAATCTGGTCTGGCGCCATCGTCTCTCGCCGCAATGGACGATATCGCTGACCGCGCAGGGCCTCGTCCGCGACATCCGCGTGCGCACCATTCTGCACACGCCGACCGCGATCGGAATCAACGACCGGAGCAATGGCGCCCGGGCGCTGCTCGTCGGGATCGCGTGGACGCCGTGA
- a CDS encoding Na+/H+ antiporter, which translates to MLLLAVVLSGIVSRLLPINLPRPLVQIALGAVIGTVADWRVTLDPEIFFLLFLPPLLFLDGWRIPREEMFKDAVTIVELALGLVLFTVVGMGLFIHWMVPAMPLAVAFALAAVVSPTDPIAVSAIAQRVPIPKRMMHILEGESLLNDASGLVCLRFAIAAALTGAFSLHDAALNFLWLAAGGIAVGAGLTWGAARAKDWVSRRLGEESASQILISLLIPFGAYLLAEHLHCSGILAAVSAGLTMGWVEGRGQALATTRIRRSTVWDIIQFAANGTIFVLLGEQLPLILAGAAETVRLTGHHTPWWLGVYVVAITLALAALRFLWVWISFRFTLLRRGERGTRPDWKIVAAMSCAGVRGAITLAGVLTLPLTLNDGAPFPARDLAILLAMGVIITSLLVASVSLPWLLRDLKMPAEPQAVGEEDRARTAAARAAIAEIERVEHDMATGRADADVYVTVAAEIMDLYRLRLDRLEQAPREERRELWRIERELRLAAVRAERAAIFEMRQRRELGTEVSRKLIRELDLLEARYAG; encoded by the coding sequence ATGCTGCTGCTCGCGGTGGTGCTCAGCGGCATCGTCTCGCGGTTGCTGCCGATCAACCTGCCGCGCCCCCTGGTGCAGATCGCCTTGGGTGCGGTGATCGGCACGGTCGCCGACTGGCGCGTGACTCTCGACCCCGAAATCTTCTTCCTGCTGTTCCTGCCGCCCTTGCTGTTCCTGGATGGCTGGCGGATTCCGCGCGAGGAGATGTTCAAGGACGCGGTCACCATCGTCGAGCTGGCGCTGGGCCTGGTACTGTTCACCGTGGTCGGCATGGGCCTGTTCATCCACTGGATGGTGCCGGCAATGCCGCTGGCGGTCGCCTTCGCCCTCGCCGCCGTCGTGTCGCCGACCGATCCGATCGCGGTGTCGGCGATCGCCCAGCGTGTCCCCATTCCCAAGCGCATGATGCACATCCTCGAAGGCGAGTCCCTGCTCAACGATGCCTCCGGGCTCGTCTGCCTTCGCTTCGCCATCGCCGCCGCGCTTACCGGCGCTTTTTCGCTGCACGATGCCGCCCTGAATTTCCTCTGGCTGGCGGCAGGCGGCATCGCCGTCGGCGCGGGGCTGACCTGGGGCGCAGCCAGGGCGAAGGACTGGGTGAGCCGGCGTCTCGGCGAGGAAAGCGCCTCGCAGATCCTGATCAGCCTGCTGATTCCATTCGGCGCCTACCTGCTTGCCGAACATCTCCACTGTTCGGGGATCCTCGCAGCCGTCTCGGCAGGCCTGACGATGGGCTGGGTCGAAGGCCGCGGCCAGGCGCTGGCGACGACCCGGATCCGGCGCAGCACCGTCTGGGACATCATCCAGTTCGCCGCCAACGGTACCATCTTCGTGCTGCTCGGCGAACAGCTGCCGCTCATCCTCGCCGGCGCCGCCGAGACCGTCCGTCTGACCGGCCATCACACGCCCTGGTGGCTGGGAGTCTATGTCGTCGCGATCACGCTCGCTCTGGCGGCGCTGCGCTTTTTATGGGTGTGGATCTCGTTCCGCTTCACCTTGCTGCGACGGGGCGAGCGCGGCACCCGTCCGGACTGGAAGATCGTCGCGGCGATGTCGTGCGCGGGCGTTCGCGGCGCGATCACCCTCGCCGGCGTCCTGACCTTGCCGCTGACGCTGAACGACGGCGCTCCGTTTCCCGCACGCGATCTCGCCATCCTGCTCGCCATGGGCGTGATCATCACGTCGCTGCTGGTCGCCAGCGTGAGCCTGCCCTGGCTGCTGCGCGACCTGAAGATGCCTGCCGAACCGCAAGCGGTGGGTGAGGAAGATCGCGCCCGCACTGCCGCCGCCCGCGCGGCCATCGCGGAGATCGAGCGGGTGGAGCACGACATGGCTACGGGCCGTGCGGATGCCGACGTCTACGTCACGGTCGCTGCAGAGATCATGGACCTCTATCGGCTCCGTCTCGATCGGCTGGAGCAGGCGCCCAGAGAGGAACGGCGCGAGCTGTGGCGGATCGAGCGCGAACTCCGCCTCGCTGCCGTCCGCGCCGAGCGCGCGGCGATCTTCGAAATGCGCCAGCGCCGTGAGCTCGGCACCGAGGTCTCGCGCAAGCTGATCCGCGAACTCGATCTGCTCGAAGCCCGTTACGCCGGGTAG